A genomic window from Heptranchias perlo isolate sHepPer1 chromosome 20, sHepPer1.hap1, whole genome shotgun sequence includes:
- the LOC137335572 gene encoding zona pellucida sperm-binding protein 4-like yields MEGSGILGLLLVVICSAQPPSLLFPADKCWLSPKNRKDCGFPGIEASECVQRGCCFDAGSRDAPPCFYSLDSLPVCTKDGQVLIAISKDLTLPPVNLTTVHLKDGEGAECSPIVASADTVLFQFAVTECGATQRLDGMNILYETDVLGEFEILDGALGSVTRDSPFRLHVQCSYRGSQESDLQVKPRVYTLSPPLPATEAGILLLELRIARGNECSLIVVSNFRLSK; encoded by the exons ATGGAGGGCTCGGGGATTCTTGGTTTGTTACTTGTTGTCATCTGTTCAGCTCAGCcgccctctctccttttccccgccGATAAATGTTGGCTGTCTCCCAAAAACCGCAAAGACTGCGGATTTCCGGGAATTGAAGCCAGTGAGTGTGTGCAGAGAGGCTGCTGCTTTGATGCGGGGAGCCGGGATGCACCGCCGTGTTTCTATTCACTGGACAGTCTTCCAG TCTGCACCAAGGATGGGCAGGTCCTCATCGCTATCTCCAAGGATTTGACGCTGCCTCCTGTAAACCTGACAACGGTCCATCTGAAggatggagaaggagcggagtgCAGTCCGATCGTGGCCTCTGCAGACACTGTGCTCTTTCAGTTCGCAGTCACTGAATGTGGCGCTACTCAGCGG CTGGACGGCATGAACATCCTGTATGAAACGGATGTGTTGGGTGAGTTTGAGATCTTGGATGGCGCTTTGGGATCGGTGACCCGGGACAGCCCTTTCAG GCTCCATGTCCAGTGCAGTTACAGGGGAAGCCAGGAGTCTGATCTGCAGGTGAAGCCCAGAGTTTACACACTTTCTCCACCACTGCCTGCCACTGAGGCCGGGATCCTGCTTCTGGAGCTGAGAATAGCGAGAGGTAACGAGTGCTCGCTGATAGTAGTGTCCAACTTCAGGCTCTCCAAATAG